A genomic window from Rhizobium sp. 007 includes:
- a CDS encoding alkylphosphonate utilization protein → MAGDDDEYVYDEVTGEWRPASELAAAAQAAVEVRDAAGNILNDGDSVTLIKDLKVKGANQTLKQGTVIRSIRLTDNPEEIDCRHDTIKGLVLRTEFVRKR, encoded by the coding sequence ATGGCGGGCGATGACGACGAATACGTCTATGACGAAGTGACGGGCGAATGGCGTCCGGCTTCGGAATTGGCTGCCGCCGCGCAGGCGGCCGTCGAGGTCCGCGACGCTGCCGGAAATATCCTCAACGACGGCGATTCCGTCACGCTCATCAAGGATCTGAAGGTCAAGGGTGCCAATCAGACCCTGAAGCAGGGCACGGTCATAAGGTCGATCCGGTTGACGGACAACCCGGAAGAGATCGACTGCCGCCACGACACTATCAAGGGCCTTGTCCTGCGCACGGAATTCGTCCGCAAGCGTTGA
- a CDS encoding ABC-F family ATP-binding cassette domain-containing protein: protein MTLLNIRNLGITLSSPLFSRLNLVVNAGDRIGIVAANGRGKSTLFRCIAGTLEPTEGDITRARGLTVGYVEQNVPPALFAKPFYDAVLDALAPEQAVTESWRVDVVLGSLEVPEELHRRSLSALSGGWQRLAMLARVWVTEPDLLMLDEPTNHLDLGKIARLEEWLNALPRDVPVILASHDRAFLDAVTNRTLFLRPEQSQIFALPYSRARASIDELDAADARRYERDMKTAEQLRKQAAKLNNIGINSGSDLLVVKTKQLKQRAEKLEDAAKPAHLERSAGAIRLANRGTHAKVLVTLDDAAVETPDGTLLFKTGRQFICQGDRIVLLGENGAGKTRLIAMLRKAIANPETAENGIKATPSLALGYGDQALADLRDADTPMDTIIRRFDVGDQRARTLLAGAGMSIEMQGRPIGQLSGGQKARLGMLVLRLSNPNFYLLDEPTNHLDIDGQEALEGELMAHQASCLLVSHDRSFVRAVGSRFWLIEKRRLVEVESPERFFLRRQLVGLTSSPA from the coding sequence ATGACTCTCCTCAATATCCGCAATCTCGGCATCACCTTGTCGAGCCCTTTGTTTTCCAGGCTCAATCTCGTCGTCAATGCTGGCGACCGCATCGGCATCGTGGCCGCCAACGGCCGCGGGAAATCGACGCTTTTCCGCTGCATCGCCGGCACGCTGGAGCCGACCGAAGGCGACATCACCAGGGCGCGCGGGCTGACGGTCGGCTATGTCGAGCAGAATGTGCCGCCTGCCCTATTCGCCAAGCCATTCTACGACGCCGTTCTCGATGCGCTCGCTCCGGAGCAGGCGGTAACCGAGAGCTGGCGCGTCGATGTCGTGCTGGGATCTCTGGAGGTGCCGGAGGAGTTGCACCGGCGTTCGCTCTCGGCGCTCAGCGGCGGGTGGCAGCGGCTGGCGATGCTTGCCCGTGTCTGGGTGACCGAACCCGACCTCTTGATGCTCGACGAGCCGACCAACCATCTTGATCTCGGCAAGATCGCGCGGCTGGAGGAATGGCTGAATGCGCTCCCCCGCGACGTGCCGGTGATCCTGGCCAGCCATGACCGCGCCTTCCTCGACGCCGTGACGAACCGCACGCTCTTCCTGCGGCCGGAGCAATCGCAGATCTTCGCTTTGCCCTATTCCCGGGCGCGGGCTTCGATCGACGAGCTCGATGCGGCAGATGCGCGCCGCTACGAGCGCGACATGAAGACGGCGGAGCAACTGCGCAAGCAGGCGGCGAAGCTCAACAATATCGGCATCAATTCCGGCAGCGACCTGCTGGTCGTCAAGACCAAGCAGCTGAAGCAGCGCGCCGAAAAACTCGAGGATGCGGCAAAACCCGCGCATCTGGAGCGTTCGGCGGGTGCGATCCGGCTTGCCAATCGCGGCACGCATGCCAAGGTGCTGGTGACGCTGGACGATGCGGCGGTTGAGACGCCGGACGGCACGCTGCTCTTCAAGACCGGCAGGCAGTTCATCTGCCAGGGAGACCGGATCGTGCTGCTCGGCGAAAACGGCGCCGGCAAGACGCGGCTGATCGCCATGCTGCGCAAGGCGATCGCGAACCCGGAGACGGCCGAGAACGGCATCAAGGCCACGCCTTCGCTGGCGCTCGGCTACGGCGACCAGGCGCTTGCCGATCTGCGCGATGCCGACACGCCGATGGACACGATCATCCGCCGCTTCGACGTCGGTGACCAGCGCGCGCGCACACTGCTGGCCGGCGCCGGCATGTCGATCGAGATGCAGGGCCGCCCCATCGGCCAGCTTTCCGGCGGGCAGAAAGCAAGGCTCGGCATGCTGGTGCTCCGGCTCTCCAACCCGAACTTCTACCTGCTCGACGAACCCACCAACCATCTCGACATCGACGGGCAGGAAGCGCTGGAAGGCGAGCTGATGGCGCACCAGGCAAGCTGCCTGCTCGTTTCCCACGACCGCAGCTTCGTGCGCGCCGTCGGCAGCCGCTTCTGGCTGATCGAGAAGCGGCGGCTTGTGGAAGTGGAGAGCCCCGAAAGGTTCTTTTTGCGTCGGCAGCTGGTAGGGTTAACATCTTCCCCCGCTTGA
- a CDS encoding zinc-dependent alcohol dehydrogenase family protein, which yields MKAMYYEAFEQTPDIRTVPDPTPTEDGVVIAIGATGLCRSDWHGWMGHDPDICLPHVPGHELAGKIVATGKGVVRFKAGDRVTVPFVSGCGHCSECHSGNQQVCPNQFQPGFTHWGSFAEYVAIDYADTNLVHLPDSVDDATAASLGCRFATSFRAVADQARTGPGEWIAIHGAGGVGLSAIMIASALGANPIAIDISEEKLAFARECGAVATINAAAVADVAEAVREITKGGAHVSIDALGHPVTCFNSIKNLRRRGRHVQIGLMLGEYATPQVPMALVIGHELEIYGSHGMQAWRYDAMLSMLAAGKIAPQKLIGRTISLEEAVPALMAMDRAEGTGISVITRF from the coding sequence ATGAAAGCCATGTATTACGAAGCCTTCGAGCAGACACCCGACATTCGCACGGTGCCCGACCCGACGCCGACCGAGGACGGCGTCGTCATCGCCATCGGCGCGACCGGCCTTTGCCGCAGCGACTGGCACGGTTGGATGGGACATGATCCGGATATCTGCCTGCCGCATGTGCCGGGACACGAGCTTGCGGGCAAGATCGTCGCCACAGGCAAGGGCGTGGTGCGCTTCAAGGCGGGCGACCGGGTGACCGTGCCGTTCGTTTCCGGCTGCGGCCATTGCAGCGAATGCCACTCCGGCAATCAGCAGGTCTGCCCGAACCAGTTCCAGCCCGGTTTCACGCATTGGGGCTCGTTCGCCGAATATGTCGCGATCGACTATGCCGACACCAATCTCGTGCATCTGCCCGACAGCGTCGACGATGCGACGGCGGCGAGCCTCGGCTGCCGCTTCGCCACCTCCTTCCGCGCCGTTGCCGACCAGGCACGCACCGGCCCCGGCGAGTGGATCGCCATCCATGGCGCGGGCGGCGTCGGCCTCTCGGCGATCATGATCGCCAGCGCGCTCGGCGCCAATCCGATCGCGATCGACATTTCGGAGGAGAAGCTTGCCTTTGCGCGCGAATGCGGGGCGGTGGCGACGATTAATGCGGCGGCGGTTGCCGATGTCGCGGAAGCCGTGCGCGAGATCACCAAGGGCGGCGCGCATGTTTCGATCGACGCGCTCGGCCATCCCGTGACCTGCTTCAACTCGATCAAGAACTTGCGCCGCCGCGGCCGCCATGTGCAGATCGGCCTGATGCTCGGCGAATATGCCACGCCGCAAGTCCCGATGGCGCTGGTGATCGGCCATGAACTGGAAATCTACGGCAGCCACGGCATGCAGGCATGGCGCTACGACGCCATGCTCTCCATGCTTGCCGCCGGCAAGATCGCGCCGCAGAAACTGATCGGCCGGACAATCAGCCTGGAAGAGGCTGTGCCGGCGCTGATGGCGATGGACCGGGCGGAAGGAACCGGGATCAGCGTCATTACGCGGTTTTGA
- the zwf gene encoding glucose-6-phosphate dehydrogenase, translating to MPDAKPTPPTTLVIFGATGDLTRRLLVPAIINLTRGAMVGDDLDILGIGIEPGGDEMLLKRLDDFLAGLGDGEPLVKDPAWARLRQRISYISGDFTGDDIYLEIAKRLTSAPGGNAAFYLAVPPRFFGGIVEKLAAHGLAAESENSFRRIAIEKPFGTDLASARALNAQILSKVGESQVYRLDHFLGKETVQNLLTARFANMMIESLWNSRYIDHVQITAAETVDVGSRGAFYDATGALRDMVPNHLFQLLAMIAMEPPNSFDAEAIRNEKSKVLKALRVFTPEEAATHGVRGVYSGGTLNGAEIPAYHQTPQVVPDSRTETFVALKLYADTWRWAGVPFYLRTGKAMTARDTEIVVEFQPVPFAQFRETDVTRRLPPNRLVIQVQPDEGMSLEISIKSPGLSVDTVPVSLDFRYADQFDIGKMTGYESLIYDLLIGDQTLFQRADGIEAGWAAVQPFLDLWAKGGEPEAYAPGSMGPACADGLIERDGRQWHALDVVHAKHK from the coding sequence ATGCCAGACGCCAAGCCAACGCCGCCCACCACTCTGGTCATCTTCGGGGCGACCGGCGACCTTACCCGGCGGCTTCTCGTTCCGGCGATCATCAATCTCACCCGCGGCGCCATGGTTGGCGACGATCTCGACATTCTCGGCATCGGCATCGAGCCCGGCGGCGACGAGATGCTGCTCAAACGGCTAGACGATTTCCTGGCCGGCCTCGGCGACGGCGAACCGCTCGTCAAGGATCCGGCCTGGGCACGGTTGCGGCAGCGGATCAGCTATATTTCCGGCGATTTCACCGGCGACGATATTTATCTGGAGATCGCCAAACGCCTCACTTCGGCGCCGGGCGGCAATGCGGCCTTCTATCTCGCCGTGCCGCCCCGCTTCTTCGGCGGTATCGTGGAGAAGCTCGCGGCTCACGGACTTGCCGCCGAGAGTGAAAATAGCTTCCGTCGCATCGCCATCGAAAAGCCCTTTGGAACGGACCTCGCTTCGGCCCGTGCCCTGAACGCGCAGATCCTGAGCAAGGTCGGCGAAAGCCAGGTCTACCGGCTCGACCATTTCCTCGGCAAGGAGACCGTCCAGAACCTGCTGACGGCGCGCTTTGCGAACATGATGATCGAATCGCTGTGGAACAGCCGCTATATCGACCATGTGCAGATCACCGCAGCCGAAACCGTCGATGTCGGCAGCCGCGGCGCCTTCTACGACGCGACGGGCGCACTGCGCGACATGGTGCCGAACCATTTGTTCCAACTGCTCGCCATGATCGCCATGGAGCCGCCGAACAGCTTCGACGCCGAAGCGATCCGCAACGAGAAGAGCAAGGTGCTGAAGGCGCTGCGCGTCTTTACGCCCGAGGAGGCGGCAACACACGGCGTTCGCGGCGTCTATTCCGGCGGGACGCTGAACGGCGCTGAAATCCCCGCCTATCACCAGACGCCGCAAGTGGTGCCTGACAGCAGGACCGAGACCTTCGTGGCGCTGAAGCTTTATGCCGATACGTGGCGCTGGGCGGGCGTGCCCTTCTATCTGCGGACCGGCAAGGCGATGACAGCGCGCGACACGGAAATCGTCGTCGAATTCCAGCCCGTGCCGTTCGCGCAGTTCCGCGAGACCGACGTCACGCGCCGGCTGCCGCCGAACAGGCTGGTCATACAAGTGCAGCCGGACGAAGGCATGAGCCTGGAGATATCCATCAAATCGCCAGGGCTTTCGGTCGATACCGTGCCGGTTTCGCTCGACTTCCGCTATGCCGACCAGTTCGACATCGGTAAGATGACCGGCTACGAATCCCTTATCTACGACCTGCTGATCGGCGACCAGACGCTGTTCCAGCGGGCCGACGGCATCGAAGCCGGCTGGGCGGCGGTGCAGCCTTTTCTCGACCTGTGGGCGAAGGGCGGCGAGCCGGAAGCCTACGCCCCCGGCAGCATGGGGCCTGCCTGCGCCGACGGCCTCATCGAACGCGACGGGCGGCAATGGCATGCGCTGGACGTGGTGCATGCGAAGCACAAATAA
- the tam gene encoding trans-aconitate 2-methyltransferase, whose protein sequence is MAWSASQYVKFEDERTRPARDLLAQVPLERVSKAIDLGCGPGNSTELIIDRYGKDGVSGLDSDLNMLEAARKRLPGTTFTEADLATWQPNEPSDLLFANAVFQWLPNHLDIFDRLMDGLTRGGVLAVQMPDNLGEPTHLLMEESAHAGPWKTAFEKKSVRRNPLSQPSAYYSRLIGKSARLDIWHTIYNHPMADAAAIVEWVKATGLMPYLAAAGQEHREAFLADYLGRVEKAYPKMADGRVLLGFPRIFMVAVKG, encoded by the coding sequence ATGGCCTGGTCTGCCAGCCAGTATGTGAAGTTCGAGGATGAGCGGACGCGCCCGGCGCGCGATCTCCTGGCGCAGGTGCCGCTGGAAAGGGTCAGCAAGGCGATCGATCTCGGTTGCGGGCCGGGAAATTCGACCGAACTCATCATCGACCGCTACGGCAAGGATGGCGTGTCCGGCCTCGACAGCGACCTCAACATGCTGGAGGCAGCGCGCAAGCGGCTTCCGGGCACCACCTTCACCGAGGCTGACCTTGCCACCTGGCAGCCGAATGAGCCTTCCGACCTGCTCTTCGCCAATGCCGTCTTCCAGTGGCTGCCCAACCATCTCGACATCTTCGACCGGCTGATGGACGGGCTTACCAGGGGCGGCGTGCTCGCCGTGCAGATGCCCGACAATCTCGGCGAGCCGACGCATCTGCTGATGGAGGAAAGCGCCCATGCCGGACCATGGAAGACGGCCTTCGAAAAGAAGAGCGTGCGCCGCAATCCCCTTTCCCAGCCGTCGGCCTATTACAGCCGCCTGATCGGCAAATCCGCGCGCCTGGATATCTGGCACACGATCTACAACCACCCGATGGCGGATGCCGCGGCCATCGTCGAATGGGTGAAGGCAACGGGTCTGATGCCCTACCTCGCGGCTGCCGGCCAAGAGCATCGCGAGGCGTTTCTCGCGGATTATCTTGGGCGTGTCGAGAAGGCCTATCCGAAGATGGCGGACGGGCGGGTGCTGCTCGGCTTCCCGCGGATTTTCATGGTGGCAGTGAAGGGTTAA
- a CDS encoding EF-hand domain-containing protein, with amino-acid sequence MRAGFVFAAVCLSVAAMSARAETPAAPPIFLVEDMGNARDQYVSSHLEPFAVYSGADRALDEDDIARLRQVDAARQRAAAAMPFFTGDLDADGRMTLDEYKLANLYESRNEAELGMKARFANFDRNGDGIVTLDEALKSPPLPRMPLAYGLSDTERVAALLAIDPNKDGKLTEDEFKALLLSAFAFYDKNGDGALSKAEKTERAATVRQFREEQEKRAKP; translated from the coding sequence ATGAGAGCCGGTTTCGTCTTTGCCGCAGTCTGCCTATCGGTCGCCGCAATGTCCGCAAGGGCCGAGACGCCGGCCGCTCCGCCGATTTTCCTTGTGGAAGACATGGGCAATGCGCGCGACCAGTATGTGTCCAGCCATCTGGAGCCCTTTGCCGTCTACAGCGGTGCCGACCGTGCCCTCGATGAAGACGATATCGCCAGGCTCCGGCAGGTCGATGCCGCACGCCAAAGGGCGGCCGCCGCAATGCCGTTCTTCACCGGTGATCTCGATGCCGACGGGCGCATGACGCTCGACGAGTACAAGCTCGCCAACCTCTATGAAAGCCGCAACGAGGCCGAACTCGGCATGAAAGCGCGCTTTGCGAATTTCGATCGCAACGGCGACGGTATCGTGACGCTCGACGAAGCGCTGAAATCACCGCCGCTGCCTCGCATGCCGCTCGCTTACGGACTGAGCGATACGGAACGCGTCGCCGCCCTGCTGGCGATCGACCCCAACAAGGACGGCAAACTGACGGAGGATGAGTTCAAGGCGCTCCTCCTTTCCGCCTTCGCCTTCTACGACAAGAACGGCGACGGCGCTCTTTCGAAAGCCGAAAAGACGGAGCGCGCCGCAACCGTCAGGCAATTTAGGGAAGAGCAGGAAAAGCGGGCGAAGCCGTAG
- a CDS encoding branched-chain amino acid aminotransferase: MPVDTSPRTTTWTHVEGEWLAGNPPLIGPTSHAMWLASTVFDGARWFDGIAPDLDLHCQRVNRSAVNMGLKPIKTAEEIEALAWEGIKKFDGKTPIYIKPMYWGEHGSPGSVVSVDAESTRFALCLFEAPMGGHSGSSLTVSPFRRPSPETATTDSKAGGLYPNSGRAIAEARSRGFDNALMRDLNGNVAETASSNIFMVKDGVVFTPVANRTFLAGITRARVMGLLDQAGFDVREVTLSVEDFMNADEIFTSGNYSKIVGVNRLDGRDFEDGPVTRKALDLYMDWANGRSHSQSGE; encoded by the coding sequence ATGCCCGTCGATACATCGCCCCGCACGACCACTTGGACCCATGTCGAGGGCGAGTGGCTTGCCGGCAACCCGCCGCTGATCGGCCCGACCTCGCATGCCATGTGGCTCGCGTCCACGGTCTTCGACGGTGCCCGCTGGTTTGATGGCATCGCGCCGGACCTCGACCTGCACTGCCAGCGTGTCAACCGCTCAGCCGTCAATATGGGGCTGAAGCCCATCAAGACGGCCGAGGAGATCGAGGCGCTCGCCTGGGAAGGCATCAAGAAGTTCGATGGCAAGACGCCGATCTATATCAAGCCGATGTATTGGGGCGAGCACGGTTCGCCGGGCAGCGTCGTCTCCGTCGATGCGGAATCGACCCGCTTTGCGCTCTGCCTTTTCGAAGCGCCGATGGGCGGCCATAGCGGTTCGTCGCTGACCGTTTCGCCCTTCCGCCGCCCGTCGCCGGAAACGGCGACGACGGATTCCAAGGCGGGCGGGCTCTACCCGAACAGCGGCCGCGCGATCGCCGAGGCGCGAAGCCGCGGCTTCGACAATGCCCTGATGCGCGACCTGAACGGCAATGTCGCCGAAACGGCATCCTCCAATATCTTCATGGTGAAGGACGGCGTGGTCTTCACGCCGGTTGCCAACCGCACTTTCCTCGCCGGCATCACCCGCGCCCGCGTCATGGGGTTGCTGGACCAGGCAGGATTCGACGTGCGCGAGGTGACGCTCTCGGTCGAAGACTTCATGAATGCCGATGAGATATTCACCAGCGGCAACTATTCAAAGATCGTCGGCGTCAACCGCCTCGACGGCCGCGATTTCGAAGACGGCCCGGTCACCCGCAAGGCGCTCGATCTCTACATGGATTGGGCCAACGGGCGCAGCCATAGCCAAAGCGGCGAGTAG
- a CDS encoding metallophosphoesterase — translation MLIAQISDIHASPDNDGLARLKRAICWLATMQPAIVVVSGDLVNGGWREGYRQIISALESLACRTLILPGNVDDRTVMREAMPEAGHWGDDEKMHFAEPHGDALIVGLDTCVDGHAHGDVTEHLPWLRQTLASGPSGIPLLFTHHHVFPTGISPLDDVMCRGADALGDLLSSGIRRPIAICSGHVHRPMSSLIAGIPAYICGSICPANPLLLDPTREPPVTDPPGLMIHDLRNGRLVSSHVSL, via the coding sequence ATGCTGATCGCCCAGATAAGCGATATCCACGCCAGCCCCGACAATGACGGCCTTGCCCGGCTTAAGAGGGCAATTTGCTGGCTCGCCACGATGCAGCCGGCTATCGTCGTGGTGTCCGGGGATCTTGTCAACGGCGGCTGGCGGGAGGGCTACCGGCAGATCATTTCTGCGTTGGAAAGCCTCGCGTGCCGCACCTTGATTCTCCCCGGCAACGTGGACGACCGCACCGTCATGCGCGAGGCGATGCCCGAGGCCGGCCATTGGGGCGATGACGAGAAAATGCATTTTGCCGAACCCCATGGAGACGCTTTGATCGTCGGCCTTGACACATGCGTCGACGGACATGCCCATGGTGACGTTACGGAGCACCTTCCGTGGTTGCGGCAGACGCTGGCGAGCGGTCCATCGGGCATACCCTTGCTCTTCACGCATCACCATGTTTTCCCCACGGGAATATCGCCTCTGGATGATGTCATGTGCAGGGGTGCAGATGCCTTGGGCGACCTGCTATCGAGTGGCATAAGGCGCCCCATCGCAATCTGCAGCGGCCACGTCCATCGGCCGATGTCGAGCCTGATCGCAGGCATTCCGGCCTACATATGCGGCTCGATCTGTCCCGCAAATCCTTTGCTGCTCGATCCCACACGTGAACCGCCTGTCACCGATCCTCCAGGCCTCATGATCCATGATCTTCGGAATGGCCGGCTGGTCAGCAGTCACGTTTCCCTCTGA
- a CDS encoding helicase HerA-like C-terminal domain-containing protein, which yields MLEEGKIFIGASRNTDDSINKPEYLDLKFGNRHGLVTGATGTGKTVTLQVLAEGFSKAGVPVFAADIKGDLSGIAAKGEAKDFLTKRAEQIGFADYQFDQFPVIFWDLFGEKGHRVRTTIAEMGPLLLARLMDASEPQEGVINIAFKIADQAGLPLLDLKDFSSLLNYMGENASELSSQFGLISKASIGSIQRALLVLEQQGAEHFFGEPALKITDIMRTSNNGYGQISVLAADKLMMNPRLYATFLLWLLSELFEELPEVGDPDKPKLVFFFDEAHLLFNDAPRVLTERVEQVVRLIRSKGVGVYFVTQNPLDVPETVLAQLGNRVQHALRAYSPREQKAVRTAADTFRPNPTFDCATVITNLGTGEALVSTLETKGAPSIVERTLIRPPSGRVGPVTEAERRQIMDRSPVLGIYDEDVDRDSAFEMLTARAKKAAEAEAAKRAQAEAEAQQTSAGTTSGWTLPGFGGSDDEQPNRGQSRGRSSGYQRETVVEAAMKSVARTVATQVGRALVRGILGSLKR from the coding sequence ATGCTCGAGGAAGGCAAGATTTTCATCGGCGCCAGCCGCAATACGGACGACAGCATCAACAAGCCGGAATATCTGGACCTGAAATTCGGCAACCGCCATGGCCTGGTGACGGGCGCGACCGGCACCGGCAAGACCGTAACGCTGCAGGTGCTGGCGGAAGGTTTTTCCAAGGCTGGCGTCCCGGTCTTTGCCGCCGACATCAAGGGCGATCTTTCCGGCATTGCCGCCAAGGGCGAAGCGAAGGATTTCCTCACCAAGCGGGCCGAGCAGATCGGCTTTGCCGATTACCAGTTCGACCAGTTCCCGGTGATCTTCTGGGACCTCTTCGGCGAGAAGGGCCACCGGGTCCGCACCACGATCGCCGAAATGGGGCCTCTGCTTCTGGCCCGCCTCATGGATGCCTCCGAGCCACAGGAGGGCGTCATCAATATCGCCTTCAAGATCGCCGACCAGGCGGGCCTGCCGCTGCTCGACCTCAAGGATTTCTCCTCGCTGCTGAACTACATGGGCGAGAATGCGAGCGAGCTTTCCAGCCAGTTCGGCCTGATCTCCAAGGCGTCCATCGGCTCGATCCAGCGTGCGCTGCTCGTTCTCGAACAGCAGGGGGCCGAGCATTTCTTCGGTGAACCGGCGCTGAAGATCACCGATATCATGCGCACCAGCAATAACGGTTATGGCCAGATTTCGGTGCTTGCGGCCGACAAGCTGATGATGAACCCCAGGCTTTACGCCACCTTCCTTCTCTGGCTGCTTTCCGAGCTTTTCGAAGAGTTGCCCGAAGTCGGCGATCCGGACAAGCCGAAGCTCGTCTTCTTTTTCGACGAGGCGCATCTGCTCTTCAACGACGCGCCGCGTGTCTTGACCGAACGCGTCGAGCAGGTCGTGCGGCTGATCCGCTCTAAGGGCGTCGGCGTCTATTTCGTCACGCAAAACCCGCTCGACGTGCCGGAAACGGTCCTCGCCCAGCTCGGCAACCGCGTGCAGCATGCGCTTCGCGCCTATTCGCCACGCGAGCAGAAGGCGGTCAGGACAGCCGCCGATACCTTCCGCCCCAACCCGACCTTCGATTGCGCCACCGTGATCACCAATCTCGGCACCGGCGAGGCGCTGGTTTCGACGCTGGAGACCAAGGGCGCGCCATCGATCGTCGAGCGCACGCTGATCCGCCCGCCATCCGGCCGCGTCGGCCCGGTAACGGAAGCGGAACGCCGTCAGATCATGGACCGGAGCCCGGTACTTGGGATCTATGACGAGGATGTCGACCGTGACTCTGCCTTCGAAATGCTCACAGCCCGCGCGAAGAAGGCTGCCGAAGCGGAAGCCGCCAAGCGGGCGCAGGCAGAGGCCGAAGCGCAGCAGACGAGCGCCGGAACGACCTCTGGCTGGACTCTGCCCGGTTTCGGCGGCAGCGACGACGAACAGCCGAACCGCGGCCAATCGCGCGGGCGTTCGTCCGGCTATCAGCGAGAGACGGTCGTCGAGGCGGCGATGAAAAGCGTGGCGCGGACGGTTGCGACGCAGGTCGGCCGGGCGCTGGTGCGCGGCATTCTGGGGAGTTTGAAGCGGTAG
- a CDS encoding LysR family transcriptional regulator: protein MPEQKRTDIDWEDLRFFAALARHGSLSATARALKVNHATVARRVGALESALGFALFERRADGYQLSRHGTAILSEAGAMESAAGAIRDRLAYSNGPSGRVRLTTTRSIADLVIAPRLGDVLRGLADVELEIVTDIRVQSLAQREADIALRLGHPKDSDLTGKRVATIGYAFYASKAAAETVAESRPARLIGFDLDSDGVAEARWLETKFGPDAFVFRSSSNVVQANAAAAGLGIAMLPRFVAKQNPALVEIDCGEAMPDRELWMLAPANLVDIPRIRAVWDGLAEIFAVSKDRL, encoded by the coding sequence ATGCCTGAGCAAAAGCGCACAGATATCGATTGGGAGGACCTGCGTTTTTTCGCGGCGCTGGCAAGGCACGGCAGCCTTTCGGCAACGGCGCGTGCGCTGAAGGTCAACCATGCGACCGTCGCCCGCCGCGTTGGCGCGCTGGAAAGTGCTCTCGGCTTCGCGCTCTTCGAGCGGCGCGCCGACGGCTACCAGCTCAGCCGCCACGGAACCGCGATCCTGTCCGAGGCGGGTGCCATGGAGAGTGCCGCTGGGGCGATCCGCGACCGGCTGGCTTATTCGAACGGCCCGAGCGGTCGCGTGCGGCTGACGACGACCCGTTCGATCGCCGATCTCGTCATCGCGCCGCGGCTCGGCGATGTGCTGCGCGGGCTTGCTGACGTCGAACTCGAAATCGTCACCGATATCCGCGTGCAGAGCCTTGCCCAGCGCGAGGCCGATATTGCCCTTCGGCTGGGGCACCCGAAGGACAGTGATCTCACCGGAAAACGCGTGGCGACGATCGGATACGCTTTCTACGCCTCGAAAGCGGCCGCCGAGACTGTTGCGGAAAGCAGGCCAGCCCGCCTCATCGGATTTGACCTGGATAGCGACGGCGTGGCCGAAGCGCGCTGGCTGGAAACGAAATTCGGCCCGGATGCCTTCGTCTTCCGCTCGAGCAGCAATGTCGTGCAGGCAAATGCCGCAGCCGCCGGGCTCGGCATCGCCATGCTTCCGCGCTTCGTCGCGAAACAGAATCCGGCTCTGGTCGAGATCGATTGCGGCGAGGCAATGCCCGATCGCGAACTCTGGATGCTTGCCCCGGCCAATCTGGTCGATATCCCGCGCATCCGCGCGGTATGGGATGGCTTGGCTGAGATATTCGCTGTGTCGAAGGACAGGCTCTAA
- a CDS encoding isochorismatase family protein, whose amino-acid sequence MVPLTLLQHAGVTPKAADWSKSVVVVIDAQNEYVDGGLPLHGIAAPVGEIRKLLDAARRDGVPVIHIVHHAAPGSGHFAIGSHGAKIIPTLTPADGEAVIPKTLPNAFAGTTLAAALAAIAKQTGRSDVILVGFMTHMCVSAAARAALDLGIKATVIASAALSRDLPDPLGGMIPAETVHRTALAEIADRFATVVPDIAAIVKRAATA is encoded by the coding sequence ATGGTTCCCCTCACCCTTCTTCAGCATGCGGGCGTCACGCCGAAAGCTGCCGACTGGTCGAAGTCGGTCGTTGTCGTCATCGACGCCCAGAACGAATATGTGGACGGCGGACTGCCGCTTCATGGCATCGCGGCACCCGTCGGCGAAATTCGCAAGTTGCTCGATGCGGCCCGGCGTGATGGCGTTCCGGTTATTCATATCGTTCACCACGCGGCGCCGGGCAGCGGCCACTTCGCGATCGGCTCGCATGGCGCGAAGATCATTCCCACGTTGACGCCGGCTGACGGTGAAGCCGTCATCCCGAAGACGCTTCCCAATGCCTTTGCCGGAACCACGCTTGCCGCAGCTCTCGCAGCAATTGCCAAGCAGACAGGGCGCTCCGATGTGATCCTCGTAGGCTTCATGACGCATATGTGCGTCAGCGCTGCGGCGCGTGCGGCACTCGATCTCGGCATCAAGGCGACCGTCATCGCATCCGCCGCCTTAAGCCGCGATCTGCCGGATCCGCTCGGCGGCATGATTCCGGCCGAGACCGTACATCGTACGGCGCTGGCGGAGATCGCCGACCGTTTCGCGACGGTCGTCCCGGATATAGCGGCGATTGTCAAACGGGCCGCAACGGCCTGA